A genomic region of Metopolophium dirhodum isolate CAU chromosome 1, ASM1992520v1, whole genome shotgun sequence contains the following coding sequences:
- the LOC132953675 gene encoding LOW QUALITY PROTEIN: uncharacterized protein LOC132953675 (The sequence of the model RefSeq protein was modified relative to this genomic sequence to represent the inferred CDS: substituted 3 bases at 3 genomic stop codons) — MAEIVLSSNTIIEVINAITSAGTFAVAHCVSEDFQMSRGVAVQFKLNYGQVSVLLYQNARVGGVAELRVGQENDFYIFXLVTNXXTNYYSNFKVLYHQKPTLRSLATTLVQLRDRLKELSINSLVIPKLGCTLDELNWYQVHALLKTTFDGSDDLQLKITVCDPENFQIPSHHLAKIEEKQIDFFDFSTNSTVKILPVEITCASTNMLFQKCLTNTFLVVGDGAPRTGRPNTEAQINKTVAMGLFIWAFPKSEMIHYAAFSSLVRSQLADNVSWRYKIVVCNPTISRKQCMRENGREAKIITGLHLQIIILAKAGLYVVVASWYVER, encoded by the exons ATGGCTGAAATCGTATTGTCGTCCAACACCATTATCGAAGTAATAAATGCGATCACGTCTGCAGGGACTTTCGCCGTGGCGCATTGCGTGTCTGAAGACTTTCAAATGAGTAGGGGTGTTGCGGTGCAGTTTAA GCTGAACTATGGTCAGGTTAGCGTCCTCCTGTACCAAAATGCCAGAGTAGGTGGGGTGGCAGAACTGAGGGTTGGCCaggaaaatgatttttatattttttaactggtgACTAATTAGTAAACTAATTACTATAGtaactttaaagttttatacCACCAGAAACCAACTCTCCGGTCCCTCGCCACCACATTGGTCCAGTTAAGGGATAGATTGAAGGAATTGTCAATTAATTCTTTAGTTATCCCGAAACTGGGATGTACATTAGATGAACTAAATTGGTACCAGGTTCATGCTTTATTGAAGACGACATTTGACGGTAGTGATGACCTGCAGTTAAAAATCACTGTTTGCGATCCCGAAAAC TTTCAGATACCGTCTCACCATCTGGCTAAAATAGAGGAGAagcaaattgatttttttgatttttcgacGAATTCCACAGTCAAAATTCTACCCGTCGAAATAACGTGCGCGTCAACCAACATGTTAttccaaaaatgtttaacaaatacattttta gTTGTGGGCGACGGTGCACCTAGGACAGGTCGTCCGA ACACGGAAGcccaaattaataaaacagtgGCGATGGGCCTTTTCATTTGGGCATTTCCAAAGTCTGAAATGATTCACTATGCGGCATTTTCGTCCCTGGTAAGGTCACAGTTGGCTGACAATGTATCTTGGCGGTATAAAATAGTGGTGTGCAACCCAACTAT ctCACGCAAACAATGCATGCGGGAAAATGGCCGAGAGGCAAAAATCATCACCGGCCTTCACCTGCAAATTATAATCCTGGCCAAGGCGGGATTGTACGTGGTCGTGGCCAGCTGGTACGTGGAGAGATGA